A genomic region of Alistipes megaguti contains the following coding sequences:
- a CDS encoding glycosyltransferase has translation MKKILVAADVATHPCVGGNIQCIMQYIDNLRTLGFDIYYLLIGTQGLSADAIRSTLEYWGDHGFYYPVPGWQNFLQRVYKRITHQAYPDNIDFYYPIGLNSFVNHLNLVYGFKGLIVNYIWESRLAYCDIPVKAIYTHDVFAYRDERMDAGHNWHHHSVAEEAKGVRRFPYIFAIQDVERDYFRYLAPKSDVRSVYSSFKFVEQPVTGSKNILFFSGGGDLNIEAIRRFIRDVYPLLLEQDAGIHLLIGGNICSYLNPDELPRNVELKGRYDDPDNFYIQGDICINPVFEGSGLKIKTFEALAHGKVTIVDPHSSIGIYRSEESPLIIARTADEYISAIKMYMGNRLTLEEKRQQCKEYIDSLNDYILEQYRSVFAN, from the coding sequence ATGAAAAAGATTCTCGTTGCGGCAGACGTTGCGACACATCCATGTGTCGGCGGGAATATTCAATGTATCATGCAATATATTGATAATCTCCGAACTTTGGGTTTTGATATCTACTACCTTTTAATAGGAACACAAGGACTGTCGGCAGATGCGATTCGGTCGACTCTTGAATATTGGGGAGATCACGGTTTTTATTACCCTGTTCCGGGTTGGCAAAATTTCCTACAAAGAGTATATAAGCGAATAACGCATCAGGCATATCCAGATAATATTGATTTTTATTATCCCATAGGATTAAATTCTTTTGTTAATCACTTAAATCTGGTATATGGTTTTAAAGGGCTTATTGTTAATTATATCTGGGAATCAAGGCTTGCATATTGTGATATTCCGGTAAAAGCTATATATACACATGATGTATTTGCATATCGAGATGAAAGAATGGATGCAGGACACAATTGGCATCACCATTCTGTCGCCGAGGAGGCGAAAGGAGTGCGGAGATTCCCTTATATTTTTGCGATTCAAGATGTTGAGCGAGACTATTTCCGATATTTGGCACCGAAGAGTGATGTCCGATCAGTCTACTCGAGTTTTAAGTTTGTAGAACAGCCTGTTACGGGATCTAAAAACATTCTTTTCTTTTCGGGTGGTGGTGATCTGAATATCGAGGCTATTCGACGTTTTATAAGAGATGTTTATCCATTGCTTTTAGAGCAGGATGCGGGTATTCATCTTCTTATTGGTGGAAATATCTGCTCATACCTCAATCCTGACGAGTTACCTCGTAACGTTGAATTAAAAGGCCGATATGATGATCCAGACAATTTTTACATTCAGGGTGATATCTGTATAAATCCTGTATTTGAGGGGTCTGGGCTTAAGATAAAGACTTTTGAGGCTTTGGCACATGGTAAAGTGACGATTGTCGATCCTCATAGTTCTATTGGAATATATCGTTCGGAAGAGTCTCCTCTAATTATTGCCCGGACGGCAGATGAATATATTTCAGCAATCAAAATGTATATGGGAAATAGGTTGACCTTGGAGGAAAAGCGTCAGCAATGCAAAGAATATATTGATTCGTTAAACGATTATATCCTAGAGCAGTATCGATCTGTATTTGCAAATTGA
- a CDS encoding glycosyltransferase family 4 protein — MKPKLLVVSLHLSGGCFQYSNELIARLNLDKEVYIPSKCLEPINLKHYKTLRFYGYNILLRWLSLFSFLVRMYIGAKLGRYHALLLCGFTSWDYYIMKVWAKTGKTSFYIVHDGKLHLGEASEKNQRQLTDIMSHATSLIFLSHYVHQLVVNNYGIDKPFYIAPHGLIDYGPLPHVDKKQLRPILLFIGRVSKYKGVDLLLEAIKRVPDSLYDRLIIAGKWEYKNTIDYDSKKVEIIDKWLSNEEILQYIAASDIMIFPYLEATQSGVATLAINYLRPSIVTDVGAFKEQFNDQSAVFVRPDSGDLSKAIIDLLQHLERLNSMKRALQQQKKEYSWKQIVDNLSGYLEQNL, encoded by the coding sequence ATGAAACCAAAGTTATTGGTTGTTTCTCTACATTTATCAGGAGGATGTTTCCAATATTCGAATGAATTAATAGCTCGTCTTAACTTAGATAAAGAGGTTTATATTCCTAGCAAGTGTCTTGAGCCAATAAACCTTAAGCATTATAAGACGTTGCGTTTTTATGGTTATAATATCTTGTTGAGGTGGCTCTCTCTTTTTTCCTTTCTGGTTCGAATGTATATAGGAGCTAAGTTGGGGCGCTATCATGCATTATTACTATGCGGTTTTACCAGTTGGGATTATTATATTATGAAGGTTTGGGCAAAGACAGGTAAGACTTCATTTTATATTGTACATGATGGCAAACTCCATTTAGGAGAGGCTAGTGAGAAGAATCAAAGACAGCTGACTGATATCATGAGTCATGCAACCTCCTTGATTTTCTTAAGCCATTATGTCCATCAATTGGTCGTCAATAATTATGGTATAGATAAACCCTTTTATATAGCGCCACACGGATTGATTGATTATGGACCATTACCGCATGTTGATAAAAAACAGTTGAGGCCAATTTTGCTTTTTATTGGAAGAGTCTCAAAATATAAAGGAGTTGATCTTTTACTTGAGGCGATTAAGAGAGTTCCAGATAGTCTGTATGATAGACTGATTATTGCAGGGAAATGGGAATATAAAAATACGATTGATTACGATTCAAAGAAAGTAGAGATCATTGATAAATGGCTTTCTAACGAGGAAATTCTGCAATACATTGCTGCTTCTGATATTATGATTTTCCCATATCTTGAAGCAACTCAATCTGGAGTGGCTACACTTGCCATTAATTATTTGCGCCCGTCGATCGTAACTGATGTTGGAGCATTTAAGGAGCAGTTTAATGACCAATCGGCAGTTTTTGTACGGCCTGATTCTGGAGATTTGTCAAAAGCAATAATTGATTTGCTTCAGCATTTGGAACGATTGAATTCGATGAAACGTGCTTTACAGCAGCAGAAAAAGGAATATTCGTGGAAACAGATTGTAGATAATTTATCGGGCTATCTTGAACAAAACTTGTAA
- a CDS encoding acyltransferase family protein, whose protein sequence is MSLIISDQIKKRQSNIELLRGLSMLFILIVHSNYMGITALYNRPYDIESFTRFLIEAIGIVGVNCFILISGYFGIQLRVKKFISLIFQIYFFSILSLVIYLLCNGFENIHSSIYIKSLFPVTNYIWFVPCYFLLMLFSPIVNTWLQNTPPRKILLLAGLIYVVSYYWEVVWKQSFSFGGYSWGFFILLYIAGHLIRRYCTSHSISIKICLLGYLGCVLLLMGIS, encoded by the coding sequence ATGAGTTTAATCATTAGTGATCAAATTAAAAAACGACAAAGTAATATAGAATTATTACGAGGGTTAAGCATGTTATTTATTTTAATTGTTCATAGCAATTATATGGGAATAACAGCCTTATATAATAGACCTTACGACATTGAAAGTTTTACTCGTTTTTTGATAGAAGCAATCGGAATTGTAGGTGTTAATTGTTTTATTTTAATTTCTGGATATTTTGGAATACAATTAAGAGTGAAGAAATTCATAAGTTTAATCTTCCAAATTTATTTTTTCTCTATTTTATCTCTTGTCATATATTTATTATGTAATGGATTTGAAAATATACATTCTTCAATTTATATCAAGAGTTTATTTCCTGTTACCAACTATATTTGGTTTGTACCGTGTTATTTTCTTTTAATGTTGTTTAGCCCAATTGTAAATACGTGGTTGCAAAATACTCCTCCCCGGAAAATTTTGTTATTAGCAGGCCTTATATATGTCGTTTCATATTATTGGGAAGTTGTATGGAAACAGAGTTTTAGTTTCGGAGGATATAGTTGGGGGTTTTTTATATTGTTGTATATTGCGGGGCACCTTATTCGGAGGTATTGTACCTCCCATAGCATTAGTATAAAGATTTGTTTGCTAGGCTACTTGGGATGCGTCCTATTATTGATGGGTATTAGTTAG
- a CDS encoding IS5 family transposase: MIKNTNNSPSLFSNLSDMLNQSHPLYQLADKIDWGKFETAFQPLYCQDNGRPGKPIRLMCGLLILKHLRNLSDESLVEQWSENAYYQYFCGMQEFTPSAPCASSELVHFRKRIGEKGIELIFQESIRVNNDDDDGRHHDTAFIDSTVQEKNITYPTDAKLHKKIVKKVLGIVKKLGLPLRQSYTFVLKKIYRDQRFRNHPKNREKALRADRRLRTIAGRLVRELKRNLKENHDYDKLLRLFETVLSQRRNSRKKIYSIHEPDVQCISKGKEHKKYEFGNKVSIIRSATGIILGAISFRNEYDGHTIESSLAQVERLTGRKIKVLAGDRGYRGRKEINGTKIMIPDVPKKSDSRYQKLKKHKLFCKRAGIEPTIGHLKSDYRLGRNFYKGVVGDAVNVLLAAAAYNFKRAMKALWCMLHKICEILWKNDISQKWAF; the protein is encoded by the coding sequence ATGATTAAAAATACGAATAACAGTCCTTCTTTATTCAGCAACCTATCAGACATGCTGAACCAATCGCACCCGCTTTACCAATTGGCAGACAAAATAGATTGGGGAAAATTTGAAACGGCTTTTCAACCTTTGTATTGTCAGGATAACGGCCGTCCCGGCAAGCCAATCCGTTTAATGTGCGGTTTGCTTATCCTGAAACACCTTCGTAACCTGTCGGATGAGTCTTTGGTAGAGCAATGGAGCGAAAACGCTTATTATCAGTATTTCTGTGGCATGCAGGAGTTTACCCCGTCTGCCCCTTGTGCGTCTTCAGAACTGGTTCATTTCCGCAAACGTATCGGTGAAAAGGGAATTGAACTCATTTTCCAGGAAAGTATCCGTGTGAATAACGACGATGATGATGGCCGTCATCATGATACGGCTTTTATTGATTCCACAGTTCAGGAAAAGAACATCACTTACCCCACGGATGCAAAGTTGCATAAGAAGATCGTGAAGAAAGTTCTTGGCATTGTAAAAAAGCTGGGACTTCCCCTGCGCCAAAGCTACACCTTTGTGCTGAAGAAGATCTATCGTGACCAGCGTTTCCGGAACCATCCCAAAAACAGGGAAAAAGCTCTCAGGGCGGACAGGCGTTTACGTACAATAGCCGGAAGACTTGTCAGGGAACTGAAGCGTAATCTTAAAGAGAATCACGACTATGATAAATTGCTCAGACTCTTTGAAACCGTTCTGTCCCAAAGGCGGAACAGCCGGAAAAAGATTTATTCCATCCATGAGCCGGACGTGCAATGTATCAGCAAGGGTAAAGAACATAAAAAATATGAATTCGGCAACAAGGTGTCCATCATACGTTCTGCCACAGGAATTATTCTTGGAGCCATATCCTTTCGCAATGAATATGACGGTCATACCATCGAGTCTTCCTTGGCGCAGGTAGAACGGTTAACCGGAAGGAAGATTAAAGTGCTGGCTGGTGATAGAGGATACAGAGGCAGGAAGGAAATTAACGGGACGAAGATTATGATTCCCGATGTTCCCAAGAAATCAGACAGCCGTTATCAGAAGCTGAAAAAACATAAACTTTTCTGCAAGCGTGCAGGTATAGAACCAACAATAGGTCACTTAAAGTCAGATTACCGATTGGGCCGCAACTTTTATAAAGGTGTGGTCGGGGATGCTGTGAACGTGCTACTGGCGGCAGCAGCCTATAACTTCAAAAGAGCCATGAAAGCTCTTTGGTGCATGCTTCATAAAATCTGCGAGATACTGTGGAAAAACGATATCTCGCAAAAATGGGCTTTTTAA
- a CDS encoding glycosyltransferase family 4 protein → MRILMLTTNSSLMDGINRHILTISTALNSKENFEVAVCTVNPKGELHAALEKQGVKTYSLNATNGHDWHILRSYYQVIKTYKPDIVHTHVMAIMERIISSLFFRKIKYVLTIHGIGDKVEHISLRMRVESMVQYFFPIPYTAICFISNGVKQMLSMPSTYSEVIYNALPFKSHPSPEFQLHHLLNLPLSTPIIGTSCRIANVKNPVAFTKVMCKVLTNIPVAHAVIIGDGNEILKGQCNEVIRQYKVEDRFHWLGYRQDAPRLVRDLNCFVMTSICEGLPTSLLECMAIKTPIAFLEGVGGLQDLAQYNKMEGPIGVTAAPGNIEEFANKITKLIQDPAMARQYVDRAYVVGKKYFDIESVADKLAQLYIKVLS, encoded by the coding sequence ATGAGAATATTAATGCTTACTACAAATTCCTCTTTGATGGATGGAATTAATAGGCATATTCTTACAATATCGACTGCACTTAACTCAAAAGAAAATTTTGAAGTCGCTGTTTGTACTGTAAACCCTAAGGGAGAGTTACATGCGGCTCTAGAAAAGCAGGGAGTTAAAACATACTCTCTCAATGCAACCAATGGCCACGATTGGCATATATTAAGGAGCTATTATCAAGTAATAAAAACATATAAGCCGGATATCGTTCATACTCACGTGATGGCGATCATGGAACGTATAATTTCGTCGCTTTTTTTCCGGAAGATAAAATATGTATTAACAATACATGGGATTGGCGATAAAGTTGAACATATCTCATTACGCATGCGGGTTGAATCCATGGTACAATATTTTTTCCCAATTCCGTACACTGCGATATGTTTCATCTCCAATGGTGTAAAACAGATGTTATCCATGCCATCAACGTATTCAGAGGTTATTTATAATGCACTTCCTTTCAAGTCGCATCCTTCTCCAGAATTTCAACTCCACCACCTTCTGAATTTACCGTTGTCTACTCCGATTATAGGAACATCTTGTAGAATTGCCAATGTGAAGAATCCGGTGGCATTTACAAAAGTTATGTGTAAGGTTCTTACTAATATCCCGGTGGCCCATGCTGTGATTATTGGAGATGGGAACGAGATCCTTAAGGGACAATGTAATGAGGTTATTCGGCAGTATAAGGTTGAAGATCGTTTTCATTGGCTTGGATATCGTCAAGATGCTCCTCGATTAGTGCGAGATCTAAATTGTTTTGTAATGACGAGTATCTGTGAAGGTCTGCCAACCAGCTTGTTGGAATGTATGGCGATTAAAACTCCGATTGCATTTTTAGAAGGAGTGGGCGGGTTGCAGGACCTGGCTCAATATAACAAGATGGAAGGTCCCATTGGAGTGACAGCGGCACCTGGCAATATAGAAGAATTTGCAAACAAAATAACTAAGCTTATTCAGGATCCAGCTATGGCTCGGCAATATGTAGACCGGGCATATGTCGTTGGTAAAAAATATTTCGATATTGAATCTGTTGCTGATAAACTTGCCCAATTATATATAAAAGTTCTATCATGA
- a CDS encoding DapH/DapD/GlmU-related protein produces MKGISRYLIGIIMPILPETRCFGFKRWLLRVCGAKIGTNVRICSSVKFLGSGELEIGDNTWIGHQCLISSSSKIIIGANCDLAPRVYIGTGTHEITVNCDRVASIEISKDIEIGNGCWLCANTTILPGVVIGAKCVVAAGAVVTKSFKEEALLLAGVPAIVKKSLR; encoded by the coding sequence ATGAAAGGTATATCTCGATATTTAATAGGGATTATAATGCCGATTCTTCCTGAAACCCGATGTTTTGGGTTTAAACGATGGCTGTTGCGAGTTTGTGGTGCGAAGATTGGAACGAATGTTCGCATTTGTTCATCTGTAAAGTTCTTGGGATCCGGTGAATTAGAGATCGGTGATAATACATGGATAGGTCATCAATGTTTGATAAGTTCGTCTTCTAAAATAATAATTGGTGCAAACTGCGATCTAGCTCCAAGGGTATATATCGGGACTGGAACACATGAAATAACCGTTAATTGTGATCGTGTCGCCAGTATTGAGATAAGTAAGGATATAGAAATAGGCAACGGGTGTTGGCTATGTGCTAATACGACGATCCTTCCAGGAGTCGTAATTGGGGCGAAGTGTGTTGTAGCGGCAGGAGCTGTAGTTACAAAATCATTTAAAGAAGAGGCTTTGCTTTTAGCAGGTGTCCCTGCTATAGTCAAAAAAAGTTTAAGATAG
- a CDS encoding O-antigen ligase: MMIVLLLMLYKSSKMRVSGGMIWLYITCIISIILNDVPTFFHPYMRFGSFFMMTALLSPFVVSVTFTRFRIQTFATIMGLLQYVIVGSILFRIIGLGYEKGYFQGITNHSMVLGPFATLSALFCIYQLLANHKNRKRKIFYFSLLACSLFCVLQAASRTAFIGCIVSIFIFLLIYYHRNFPKYVKLMISIGCVLVLTFPLWQQYLDKLLEKNRGASSELSMDSREAHWNQRIKEFKYSPIIGIGFASVNSNSQEGSTFSDDGKVETGSSWLCILSMTGLCGFAGMLILYISSFVKLWRLRYDTPLLSSFLIAVLCFWVLHMIAEGYIYAAGSVLFFCVWLLIGIVYGISRNKQFAYELQYKLHQ, translated from the coding sequence ATGATGATCGTGCTGCTGTTGATGTTGTACAAATCATCCAAGATGCGAGTGTCTGGGGGAATGATATGGTTATATATTACATGTATAATAAGTATTATTCTTAATGATGTACCAACATTCTTCCATCCATATATGCGATTTGGTTCATTTTTTATGATGACGGCCTTGTTGTCTCCATTTGTAGTGTCTGTGACTTTTACTCGATTTCGTATTCAGACCTTTGCAACAATAATGGGCCTTTTGCAATATGTTATAGTTGGTTCTATTTTATTTAGAATTATTGGATTAGGATATGAGAAAGGATACTTTCAAGGGATAACTAACCATTCAATGGTTCTAGGACCTTTTGCAACGTTATCCGCGCTTTTTTGTATTTATCAATTGTTAGCAAACCATAAGAATAGGAAGCGTAAAATATTCTATTTCTCGCTTTTAGCTTGTTCTTTGTTTTGTGTCTTACAAGCAGCATCACGGACAGCATTTATCGGTTGTATAGTTTCAATATTTATCTTTTTATTAATATATTACCATCGTAATTTCCCCAAGTATGTAAAACTTATGATTTCTATAGGGTGTGTTTTAGTATTGACGTTCCCATTGTGGCAACAATATTTAGATAAACTTCTAGAGAAAAATCGAGGGGCTTCAAGTGAATTATCTATGGATTCAAGAGAGGCTCATTGGAATCAGCGTATAAAAGAATTTAAATATAGCCCAATTATCGGAATCGGCTTTGCGTCAGTCAATTCAAATAGCCAAGAAGGAAGTACTTTTAGTGATGATGGAAAGGTGGAGACCGGAAGTTCCTGGCTTTGTATCCTTTCTATGACCGGCCTTTGTGGTTTTGCTGGAATGCTTATTCTTTATATTTCTAGTTTCGTAAAACTATGGCGGCTACGTTATGACACACCGTTGTTAAGTAGTTTCTTAATCGCAGTTTTGTGTTTTTGGGTTTTGCATATGATTGCAGAAGGATATATCTATGCAGCTGGGAGCGTATTATTTTTTTGTGTGTGGTTGTTGATTGGGATAGTTTATGGCATTTCTCGAAATAAGCAATTTGCATATGAACTGCAATATAAGCTACATCAGTAG